The genomic window GCCTTGGAGAACAAGCCCACCGCGTGAATGTGTGGCATACTCTCAGATTGCTAAATTTGACAATCTAGCCTGGAGCATAGTTCGAGTAGGCTGATGTGGCCGACCGAGTTGGCAACATATACACATCATGGTACCAAAGAGGAAGAGCTGAACTCGCATGTAGATCATGCCAGCGTCCACTAGAGATCCTGTATGATGTTTGAGTTCACCACGCGTGACTTTCATGGGCCATTACTTTCAGAGCTAATTCCGGTAGATCCCTCGATATGGTATCCCCGCAAGATGAGTAGATCATAACAGAATGGAGACATGATTTAGATTTGTTTAGGCTCTCAGTACAAGGTAAAATCTTACTCCTGCTCGTGTATATTGGGATAGGGGTGTACAAAGTACATATATTATAAGAGATTGAACTAGTGTATTGACTAGTTCAGCCATGGCTTATATGAGATACCATGCCCTCAATCTAGTCGGCTATGTCGGTGGAGGCTTCCAGTCTTTCTTGTATAGGGCCCATGGGTCGACATGATggcctagcactagtagaaaaggcccatttgtcccggttcataaggcccatttgtcctggttcccagaccgggactaaagggtcggtactaaaggccccctccCTCTTTAGACCCGGTTGTgttacgaaccgagactaaaggccctccacgtgtcCGCtctctggagctccacctttagtcccggttggtaacaccaaccatcaaccgggactaaaggattttttttaaattttgtttttctgatttttttgaattttttcttattttcaaatttctgaattatttgacaattcaatctctaatcacccctcatcactgctcaattataaaccactcattccaaatcatctaacttctcggtcggtcactgataacccacaagtgtaggggatcgcaacagctttcgagggtaaagtattcaacccaaatttattgattcgacacaaggggagccaaagaatattcttgagtattggcagttgagttgtcaattcaaccacacctggataacttagtatctgcagcaaggtatttagtagcaaagtagtatgatagtagtggtaacggtggtaaaaggtaaagatagtaatagcaatatttttggtgttttgtaatgattgcaacagtagcaacgaaaaagtaaataagcgaagcacagtatatgaaaagctcgtaggcaatggatccgtgatggataattatgccggatgcgattcctcatgtaatagctataacatagggtgacacagaactagctccaattcatcaatgtaatgtaggcatgtatttcgtaaatagtcatacatgcttatgaaaaagaacttgcatgacatcttttgtcctaccctcccgtggcagtggggtcctagtggaaactaagggatattaaggcctccttttaatagagaaccggaccaaagcattaacacatagtgaatacatgaactcctcaaactacggtcatcaccgagaagtatcccgattattgtcacttcgggtttgtcggatcataacacataataggtgactatagacttgcaagataggatcaagaacacacatatattcatgaaaacataataggtttagatctgaaatcatggcactcgggccctagtgactagcattaagcatagcaaagtcatagcaacatcaatctcagaacatagtggatactagggatcaaaccctaacagaactaacttgattacatgataaatctcatccaatccgtcaccgtccagcaagcctatgatggaattactcacgcacggcggtgagcatcatgaaattggtgatggaggatggttgatgatgatgacggcgacgaatccccctctccggagccccgaatggactccagatcagccctttcgagagagattaggtcttggcggcggctccgtgtcgtaaaacgcaatgaaactttctctctgatttttttctccgcgagacagaatatatggagttggagttgtggtcggcggagcctcagggggcccatgagatagggggcgcgccctataggggggggcgcccccctgtctcgtggatagggtgtgggccccctggtgtatttctttcgcccagaaattcttattaattccaaaaagtgcctccgtggatttccaggacattccgagaacttttcttttctacacataaaaccacatcatggcagttctgctgaaaacagtgtcagtccgggttagtttcattcaaatcatgcaagttagagtccaaaacaagggcaaaagtgtttggaaaagtagatacattggagacgtatcaactcccccaagcttaaacctttgcttgtcctcaagcaattcagttgataaactgaaagtgataaagaaaaacttttacaaactctatttgctcttgttgttgtaaacatgcaaagccatcattcaggtttcaacaatattataaactaaccatactcacaataacacttaggtctcacaattactcatatcaataacataatcagctagcgagccataataataaaactcggatggcaacactttctcaaaacaatcataacatgatataacaaaatggtatctcgctagccctttctaagaccgcaaaacataaatgcagagaacctttaaagatcaaggactgactaaacattgtaattcatggtaaaagagatccagtcaagtcatactcaatataaatcaataatagtgaacgcaaatgacagtgtgctctccagcgggtgctctttaataagaaggtgatgactcaacataaaaataaatagataggcccttcgcagagggaagcagagatttgtagaggtgccagagctcgaattttaaaacagagattgaataacattttgagcggcatactttcgctgtcaacacaacaactatgggatggatgtatcttccatactacatgcattataggcagttcccacacagaatggtaaaagtttatactccccaaccaccaataggcatcaatccatggcttgctcaaaacaacgagtgcctccaactaacaactgccctgggggagttttgtttaattattttgatttgctttgatatttttggatcatgggactgggcatcccggttaccggccctttctcgtgcatgaggagcggagtccactcctctgagaataacccacctagcatggaagatataggcagccctagtggaaacatgagcggctagagcatacaaaacagaatttcatttgaaggtttagagtttggcacatacaaatttacttggaacggcaggtaaataccgcatataggaaggtatggtggactcatatcaAACAACTTTAgggttttaaggagtttggatgcacaagcaatattcccgcttagtacaggtgaaggctagcaaaagactgggaagtgaccaactgagagagcgacaacagtcataaacatgcattaaaactaattcacaccgagtacaaacatgagtaggatataatccaccatgaacataaatatcgtgaaggctatgttgattttgtttcaactacatgtgtgaacatgtgccaagtcgagtcactcaattcattcaaaggaggataccatcccatcataccacatcataatcattctaatagcatgttggcatgcaggtaaaccattataactcaaagctaatcaagcatgacacaaacAACTAATAATctttaaatgtcattgcaaatatgtttacttcataataagctgaatcaggaacaatgaactcatcaaatttacaaaacaagagaggccgagttcataccagcttttctcatctcaataagtccatcatatatcatcattattgcctttcacttgcacgaccgaacgatgtgtataataataagagtgtacgtgcattggactaagctggaatctgcaagcattcaactcaaaagagaagacaagtaatatgggctctaaattaaataaataatcatgcatatgagagccactaaacattttcaatatggtcttctcgacccccaaaggaaagaaaagaaaataaaactatttacatgggaaagctcccaacaagtaaaagaagaacgagagaatatttttggggtttcattttaattctactacaagcatggaaattaagctaactattttttttggtttttctcaaggtttatcaaacacacaagaagaaaactaaaaaaagaaatttaaactaacatggataatacaatgaaagagtatgaacactgacaactagtgtgtgaacatgaatgtaaagtcggtgagaaatatgtactcccccaagcttagacttttggcctaagttggtctaatactagggaccgcctggctgatatccataagtgaaaccggggtcgtactgagatgcagcggcaactgcctcctgagctgcagcgtgttggcgagctgcctccgctctcctctcgtgttcagctgcttcctccttggcgacaacatatcttcgttttgcttGATAAttaaaaaggtagggagcaggaagagtaacatggacgatgttgcgtctgtcataggttagtcgatgttggaggaattgttcattcctcccaagaaattgatgactgaccgtagcttcataatccaaataaataggaggtattatcatatctcctactcgtggggctataccaagataattagccacacgggttgcataaattcctccaaataaatttccctttctactattactctgtaacctacgtgcaactattgcccccaagttataacctttaaaacctaacacagcactcttgaggatactcagatcagggacacacatgtgacatgcttcatccttaccattaatacatctatcgatgaagagagcaaaataatgtatagcaggaaagtgaatgctccttatggtagcttgtgctatgtccctagattctcccacagtaatactagcaaggaaatctctaaattcagatttgtgaggatcattaatattaccccactgcgggagtttgcaagcagttgtaaaatcctctaaatccatgacataagatgtatcataaatatcaaatatgacactaggagagttacgcgtacagttatatttaaacctctgcACAAAgtaatcagtcaattgatagtactggggaagtcctccagctcagcattacgcacatatgcgtcaaattcctccttaaagcctgctttgaccataaaatcatcggatcaCCACTCGCAAGCTTGTACATCCGCGTTCCTcagcaattcaacatcttgctcacgtatagcaatcctgggccctttcttcaccaaggaaccaccttggtacattctcctaagcatatttctttttctgaaataattctgaaattttagtaacttcaaaataaaagtgaataaaacataacaagaatggtagcaactactcctacaagtgcctagagcctacatcatgcattagaattacttggaaccccataaatttaacatgcaagctcaagaacagggtcaccaaggcagcaaggatttgcaatgaataaagcactagaacaaaaactaattgaaccaatggaggagtcacataccaagcaacaatcttccaaagcagttttgtgaatggagttttgagcaaggagatcgaaaatcgcagcaaaacgagctaaaactcgtgcttgagctggatggggatttttttgggtagaaaacggagtgtgtgggtgctggcataagtggaggggggctaccaggggcccacgagacagggggggccctccactctcgtggcctggtgcttgcccctcctgcagtgttttcagtgcctaaaatcctcaaataatccataaaaaacatactaaatttgcagggcatttggggcacttttattttcggactattttttattgcacgaataattcggaaaacagatggataatactatttttgctttatttaatctaaataacagaaagtaaaaagaggttacagaaggttgtgccttctagtttcatccatctcatgatcatcaaaatgaatccactaacaaggttgatcaagtcttgttaacaaactcattccgaataacacggaaccgcagaaatttcaaagtgacactaagttacctcaacggggatatgaaaatccccaacaataagaatatcatactttttcttgacagtagggagaggaaattcaaaacctccaataataattgatggaattttctcaatagtatttatgctatgaacttgagattgttttctcggaaagtgtaccgtatgctcatgaccattaacatgaaaagtcacattgcctttgttgcaatcaataacagctcctgcagtatttaaaaagggtctaccaagaataatagacatactatcgtcctcgggaaatatcaagaataacgaagtctgttaagatagtaacgttcacAACAACAACTGGCACGTCCTCACATatgccgataggtatagcagttgatttgtcagccatttgcaaagatatctcagtaagtgtcaacttacttaattcaagtctacggtacaaggaaagaggcataacactaacaccggctcctaaatcacataaaggagttttaacataatttcttttaatagagcaaggtatagtgggtactccgggatcaccaagtttcttaggtattccacccttaaaggtatagttggcaagcatggtggaaatctcaatttcaggtatttttctcttattagtgatgatatctttcatatatttagcataatggtttgttttaagcatatcagttaagcgcatgcgtaagaaaataggtctaatcatttcagcaagacgctcaaagtcctcatcatcctttgtcttggatggtttaggaggaaagggcatgggtttctgaacccatggttctctttccctaccatgcttcctagcaacaaaatctctcttatcataacgttggtttcttgattgtgggttatcaagaccaatagcaggttcaatttctatatcattgttattactaggttgagcatctacatgaacatcattattagcattatcattaggttcatgttcatctccggattgtgtttcagcatcagagatagaagtgttattaggattctcaggtatttctacattaggttcactagaagtttgtaaagtcctatcattcttctttttcttcttcttagaagaactaggagcatctagattattattctgagaatcttgttcagtTCTTTTAGagtggccttcgggatacaaaggttcccgagttattctaccagttctagtagccactttaactacaaagtcatttttattatttaattcagcaagcaattcattctgagccttaagtacttgttcagcttgagtagcaatcatggaagcaagtttactaatgagtttaagttcacttttaactctagctacataatcattcaagcgtaatatcgtataagcattattcttcaattgtctaccaacataatcattgaaattggcttttctattcatgaaatcatcaaattcatctaagcaagggctatgaaatttagtggatgggatttcatctttatcatatctatagagagaatttacctttactacccgtgtcgggttatcaagacaatgtggttcttcaacatgcggtatattaagaccatgtatttcttcaataggtggtaaattcttaacatcttcagctttaatacctttttctttcattgatttctttgcctcttgcatatcttcaggactgagaaatagaacacctctcttctttggagtgggtttaggaataggctcaggagttggctcaattggttcaggaatttcctcaggaattggctcagggagagtccaattattttcattagtcaacatattattcaatagtaactcAGGTTCATCgaccgttctttccctgaaaacacaaccagcacaactatctaagtagtccttggaagcatcggttagtccgttatagaagatatcaagtatttcatttttcttgagaggatgatcaggcaaagcattaagtaatcggagaagcctcccccaagcttgtgggagactctcttctttgatttgcacaaaattatatatttcccgcaaggcagcttgtttcttatgagcagggaaatatttagcagagaagtaataaatcatatcctggggactacgcacacaaccaggagaaagagaattataccaagttttagcatcaccctttaatgagaatagaaatatcttaaggatataaaaatagcgagacttctcatcatgagtaaacagggtagctacatcattcaacttggtaagatgtgccacaacagtttcagattcaaggccataaaaaggatcagattcaactagagtaataatctcaggatcaatagagaattcataatccttatcagtaacacagataggtgaagtagcaaaagcagggtcaggtttcattctagcattaagagactgctgcttccatttagctaataatctcttaagatcatatctatctttgcaggcaaaaatagcttcagcagcttctttattcataacataaccctcaggaacaacaggcaatacataatcatttggagaattttcatcatcactatcatcaataatagcatcttcaatattttaattcccccctaactctagcaagttgttcatcaagaagttcacctaatggcaaagtagtatcacgcatagaagtagtttcatcatgcatagcagaagtggcatcatcaataacatgcgacatatcagaattcatagcagtagcaggtttgggtgtcgcaagcttattcataacagaaggagaatctagtgtagagctagatggcagttccttacctcccctcgtagttgagggcaaaatcttggttttagcgtctttcaagttcttcatagtgatcaacagatataaatcccaagtgactcagagaatagagctatgctccccggcaacggcgccagaaattagtcttgataacccacaagtgtaggggatcgcaacagctttcgagggtaaattattcaacccaaatttattgattcgacacaaggggagccaaagagtattattgagtattagcagttgagttgtcaattcaaccacacctggataacttagtatctgcagcaaggtatttagtagcaaagtagtatgatagtagtggtaacagtggtaaaaggtaaagatagtaatagcaatatttttggtgttttgtaatgattgtaacattagcaacggaaaagtaaataagcgaagcacagtatatgaaaagctcgtaggcaatggatcagtgatggataattatgccggatgcgattcctcatgtaatagctataacatagggtgacacagaactagctccaattcatcaatgtaatgtaggcatgtattccgtaaatagtcatacgtgcttatggaaaagaacttgcatgacatcttttgtcctaccctcccgtggcagcggggtcctagtggaaactaagggatattaagggctccttttaatagagaaccggaccaaatcattaacacatagtgaatacatgaactcctcaaactacggtcatcaccgagaagtatcccggttattgtcacttcgggtttgtcggatcataacacataataggtgactatagacttgcaagataggatcaagaacacacatatattcatgaaaacataatatgttcagatctgaaatcatggcactcgggccctagtgacaagcattaagcatagcaaagtcatagcaacatcaatctcagaacatagtggatactagggatcaaaccctaacagaactaacttgattacatgataaatctcatccaacccatcaccgtccagcgagcctacgatggaattactcacgcacggcggtgagcatcaagagattggtgatggaggatggttgatgatgacgacggcgacgaatccccctctccggagccccgaacggactccagatcagcccttccgagagagattcgggcttggcggcggctccgtgtcgtaaaacgcgatgaaactttctctctattttttttctccgcgagacggaatatatggagttggagttgaggtcgacggagcctcagggggcccacgaaataagggggcgcgccctataggggggcgccccctgtctcgtggacatggtgtgggctcccgggtgtatttctttcgcccagaaattcttattaattccaaaagtacctccgtggatttccaggacattccgagaacttttcttttctacacataaaacaacatcatgggagttctgctgaaaatagtatcagtctgggttagtttcattcaaatcatgcaagttaaagtccaaaacaagggcataaATGTTCGAAAAagaagatacattggagacgtatcagtcacccatcctctcactactccgtctgaacacgcttaactttcgagttctattccccctagtttccaagtccgcacttgttgtttttctgacaATACTAAGCTGTCAATCCCATTAACCCTTAGGAGTTAAACTTGAGCATTAAGcaccatttgagtttgaaactattattctaaaaaataataattatttagtaacaccagTATTTCTTAAatcagtagtttgaccacagtttgaccatactTTGAGCACAATTTAACCAGATTTGAcaatagtttgaccacaatttgaccaaaaGTAAAAAAACTAAAAACAATTATTTATtagcactaatatttcttgaataagtagtttgaccagatttaacaaaaagtaaaaaaaaactaaaatttaagcatatctttttttcctttcagaatttgaggattctaaaaatttgacctgatttttttgatatattatgcgttttttcgacatcgtatgcaaaagatatgtccgttttactttttcataacacttgtttgcaaacatgtccaaatttaagttttttaattttcctaactagtagatgtagtaacataactacataaGTACATTCTCATGCAAAGACCTTTGGACTTCGAGAAGGACATTTGATTTCAATAGAACATCCTGAATGCGGGCCCTAGACATCGTTGACAAAAGAGTAGTTGTCTCAGTTCCAATACATATTAGGCAGCATTTACTCATTATCTTGTGATACTTTTAAGTCTTACACAGTTTAATGTGTACCTCACCTTGAATCTTTCAAATCAAAGAAGGCATCTGATCTCGGAGTAAGAAGAGTCAAGTAAGTATTTTCCTGCCATGGAGAAAAGATTAGTTCATataataaaatgactttctcaaaccTAAACTAATAAATAAAATTTGATCAACACTGCACATGAACTTCTACAAGTTTCCATCTGTGCCGTAAGACATGCATCATAATTCTCATAATGAGGATATTGCCGGCACACTTAAGTGAACATGCATATTCAGATGCAGCTATTTTACTCACATCAAAAAAATGAACATAAGCGTATAGGAAGGCCATAGGATTGTATCTTGGCAAGCATATGGGTGAAAAAGACTCCGAAGTCCTGCGTTAAACAGACAAATCTTGTAAGATGCTTGTAGGTCAAGGTTTTTCATTTCAGATAGCATGTGATGATTACCTAAAAGATTCGGAGGACAATATGAAATTTGCAAGTAGTAATATATCATCAGGATGCAAAGTTGCCTTTTGTGCTCCCACAAGACTAATAACCTGAAAATTAACCAAGATCATATCTCTCAGAAACATGAATGCAAAAGACTAACAAAACTAAAAGATTTATGTATCCATCTCCATAGACTTGCAAAGTCGCAATCATAAGTGTAATATTTGGCAATGGCCAAAGTTCTATTTCTCATGATGGGATGGCAGACGCAATTGGTAGAAGCACATAATAACTAACATTAGCATGAGCAAGGAGCAATCCATATTGGTATTGGTACCGTTTGTCAAGCTACAGAACACACAAGTCGTTGAGTCTACTGGAGAGATCAAAAACATCTGATACCAAAGAATAGAAATGGGAATCTTTCTACAGAATTCTCAGAAATGTGGCATATCAGCTTGAATATGGTGAAAGACGTAACTGATTGACTGACGATAAAGTAAGATTTATGATACTGTTATATGAACCTTTAGAAAGGTCAAGTGGCATCTAAAATGTATTGAGGAGTAACTATAATAAGAAATGTGTTACATTTTAGCACATAAGCAGGATTCCAGCACAGTTTGATTAAAGGGTCAATGAACTAAGTAGCACAATGGAAGTTCTGACAGGAAACTGGACAAACTTGAAATTAACAAACAATGTAGCTCTCACAAAGACAAAAAGAGGACTAAAGAAAATAAATGATTTACGTTAAATGTCTCCAAACACTAGCAACCACAAGTAGCATATTTGATATGGATAAAGTTTGGTGCCTTGTGATGGGATGCCAGAAAGCCCACAATAACAAATAGTAGCACTAGAAGGAGCAATTTAAATGGTACTGGCACCCTTCGGCAAGCTACAGAGCACAAAAAAACTGTAGACTATTCGAGAAAGGCCATTAACTCTACAAAAAGATCAAAGATTCTAATACGGTAATACCAAAGAACACAAATGGCAAGCTTTCTAGAGAAGTTCTCAGAAATGTGGAATCCCACTTTGGATATGGTAAAAGACGTAACTGACTGACAGACTGACAATACAGCAAGTTTTATACCATGTTATATGAAGCTCTAGAAAGTTCAAGTGGCACCTAAAGAGTTTTCAGAAGTAACTATAATAGGAAAAATGTTACATCAGACCAAATAAGCATGAATTCAGTACAGTAAGATGAAAATGTCAAATGGGGTTAGCATGAAAATGGAAGTCATGGCAGCAAATTGGACAAACCTTGTGATCACACATCAACAGTGCAAACAGAACTCCCGAATCAGCAATGTCCTGCAAAACTGCGGTAGCAGCCTGTCTTGTTGCTTGGGCAAGGGGAAGGCATGTGTATGCATGAAGAAATGTAGCGGGATTCCTGTAGAATGGTTCAATATGATTTCAATTAAGTACTAAAGTCCAAAATGTATTAAGATGGGATCCATAGAAAGGAAAAGGAAACAAGCTAACCAGCTGAATGCACGTATAAGAGAGAGGAAAACCGCATCTGTGCCACCTAGAAGTGGTGCCATATCAAATTTGGGATTCTTCTCAAAGCACCTGTTGACCGACTTTGTCAAAATAAGCAACATCTGCAAATTTGTGTTTTCAGACAGAGAAATCAGCATAAGAATGGAAACGCAAGACTGTATAATAATTATAATAAAAATACAAGAAATTCAAAGGTGTTAAAGATGAGTGCAACAGTGGAAGCACCTGACCATACATGAGCTCTAGTTGGCCCCTCAATCCTTCAAACGTCTCTTTGGTGCAACTTATACAAACTAAATAAATCGGACCTTTGACAAGGAAAACTATCTGAAAGAACAGTGTACAATCAACTTAGAA from Triticum aestivum cultivar Chinese Spring chromosome 3B, IWGSC CS RefSeq v2.1, whole genome shotgun sequence includes these protein-coding regions:
- the LOC123072893 gene encoding vacuolar fusion protein MON1 homolog, with translation MDPAPDPPAAAGEALAALSLRAADLPADFAASAAGGGHEIAEEEDEDDEEGYVTAASRGGSSTAASRRREEFEGLEEEDEDGPPSPSSSGYAGERGSSVASPSGGIEEEEPDPAPPLPPGAEDWARGKKHADEDDGSASWRKRKKHFFILSNSGKPIYSRYGDEHRLAGFSATLQAIVSFVENSGDHIKFVRAGKHQIVFLVKGPIYLVCISCTKETFEGLRGQLELMYGQMLLILTKSVNRCFEKNPKFDMAPLLGGTDAVFLSLIRAFSWNPATFLHAYTCLPLAQATRQAATAVLQDIADSGVLFALLMCDHKVISLVGAQKATLHPDDILLLANFILSSESFRTSESFSPICLPRYNPMAFLYAYVHFFDENTYLTLLTPRSDAFFDLKDSRARIQDVLLKSNVLLEVQRSLHENVLM